In one Cyclopterus lumpus isolate fCycLum1 chromosome 22, fCycLum1.pri, whole genome shotgun sequence genomic region, the following are encoded:
- the vrk1 gene encoding serine/threonine-protein kinase VRK1 isoform X3, producing the protein MPPKAKAAGKGRAPAKRKLAEEFPPGEVLTDTGKKAWKLGAPIGQGGFGLIYLADENSAKPVGADAPYVIKVEPSDNGPLFSELKFYMRAAKPDLIQSWMKSHKLKTLGVPRYWGSGLHERGGKRYRFMVIDRLGTDLQKKFEECGRRFPRKLVLQLGLRLLEVLEYIHEHEYVHADIKASNLMLSHSDPNQVYLVDYGLAYRYAPESVLKVYKEDPKRCHDGTIEFTSIDAHKGATACRRSDLEILCYCMVQWLCGRLPWEDKLQDPLYVRDSKIRSQENISEFMTKCFSSQDKPAEIQSFMEEVTSLGYEDKPPYEKLRSILQAGLEAIQAKDDGKLKFTPVSASVSPPAQTNKRKKVADEADESETDGGLIKKKRVPKKRAVKSPKKTARPRKAPSTVKLSDPESRLVETGTQTSPGLVLRSAGRLKKSRA; encoded by the exons ATGCCACCGAAAGCTAAGGCGGCGGGGAAAGGCAGAGCTCCAGCAAAGAGGAAGCTGGCAGAGGAGTTCCCACCCGGAGAGGTCCTGACAGACACCGGGAAGAAGGCCTGGAAGTTGGGTGCTCCAATCGGCCAGGGTGGCTTCGGCCTCATCTATCTGG CTGATGAGAATTCTGCAAAACCTGTGGGTGCTGATGCTCCTTATGTCATCAAAGTG GAGCCCAGTGACAATGGACCACTGTTCTCTGAGCTCAAGTTTTACATGAGAGCTGCTAAGCCTGACCTGA TTCAGAGCTGGATGAAGTCTCACAAGTTGAAAACTCTGGGTGTTCCCAGGTACTGGGGCTCAGGTCTTcatgagagaggagggaaaag GTACAGGTTCATGGTGATCGACAGGCTTGGCACAGACCTGCAGAAGAAGTTTGAAGAATGTGGAAGGAGGTTCCCCAGGAAACTGGTCCTGCAGCTCGGTCTTCGACTG CTGGAAGTTCTGGAGTACATCCATGAACATGAGTATGTGCATGCTGACATCAAGGCATCCAACCTCATGTTGAGCCACAGTGACCCCAACCAG GTTTACTTGGTAGACTATGGGCTGGCATATAGGTACGCACCTGAAAGTGTCCTTAAAGTGTACAAGGAAGATCCCAAGAGATGTCACGATGGTACCATTGAGTTCACAAGCATCGACGCCCACAAAGGAGCAA CTGCATGTAGGCGGAGCGACCTGGAGATCCTGTGCTACTGCATGGTCCAGTGGCTGTGTGGACGGCTGCCCTGGGAGGACAAGCTGCAGGACCCCCTCTACGTCAGAGACTCCAAAATCAG GAGCCAAGAAAATATATCGGAGTTTATGACCAAGTGTTTCTCATCTCAAGACAAGCCAG CTGAGATCCAGAGCTTCATGGAGGAGGTTACGTCTCTGGGCTACGAAGACAAACCGCCGTACGAGAAGCTGCGCTCCATCCTGCAGGCTGGACTGGAAGCCATCCAGGCTAAAGATGACGGCAAGCTGAAGTTCACTCCTGTCAGTGCAAGCGTTTCACCCCCcgcccag ACCAACAAGAGAAAGAAGGTAGCAGATGAAGCCGATGAGAGTGAGACAGATGGAGGTCTCATCAAGAAGAAGAGAGTCCCAAAGAAAAGAG CAGTCAAAAGTCCTAAAAAAACGGCCCGACCAAGGAAGGCACCCAGCACTGTAAAACTGAGCGACcctgaatccagactggtggagACGGGCACCCAGACGTCACCCGGGCTCGTCCTGAGATCCGCAGGCAGACTCAAGAAAAGCAGAGCCTAA
- the vrk1 gene encoding serine/threonine-protein kinase VRK1 isoform X4, giving the protein MRAAKPDLIQSWMKSHKLKTLGVPRYWGSGLHERGGKRYRFMVIDRLGTDLQKKFEECGRRFPRKLVLQLGLRLLEVLEYIHEHEYVHADIKASNLMLSHSDPNQVYLVDYGLAYRYAPESVLKVYKEDPKRCHDGTIEFTSIDAHKGATACRRSDLEILCYCMVQWLCGRLPWEDKLQDPLYVRDSKIRSQENISEFMTKCFSSQDKPAEIQSFMEEVTSLGYEDKPPYEKLRSILQAGLEAIQAKDDGKLKFTPVSASVSPPAQKTNKRKKVADEADESETDGGLIKKKRVPKKRAVKSPKKTARPRKAPSTVKLSDPESRLVETGTQTSPGLVLRSAGRLKKSRA; this is encoded by the exons ATGAGAGCTGCTAAGCCTGACCTGA TTCAGAGCTGGATGAAGTCTCACAAGTTGAAAACTCTGGGTGTTCCCAGGTACTGGGGCTCAGGTCTTcatgagagaggagggaaaag GTACAGGTTCATGGTGATCGACAGGCTTGGCACAGACCTGCAGAAGAAGTTTGAAGAATGTGGAAGGAGGTTCCCCAGGAAACTGGTCCTGCAGCTCGGTCTTCGACTG CTGGAAGTTCTGGAGTACATCCATGAACATGAGTATGTGCATGCTGACATCAAGGCATCCAACCTCATGTTGAGCCACAGTGACCCCAACCAG GTTTACTTGGTAGACTATGGGCTGGCATATAGGTACGCACCTGAAAGTGTCCTTAAAGTGTACAAGGAAGATCCCAAGAGATGTCACGATGGTACCATTGAGTTCACAAGCATCGACGCCCACAAAGGAGCAA CTGCATGTAGGCGGAGCGACCTGGAGATCCTGTGCTACTGCATGGTCCAGTGGCTGTGTGGACGGCTGCCCTGGGAGGACAAGCTGCAGGACCCCCTCTACGTCAGAGACTCCAAAATCAG GAGCCAAGAAAATATATCGGAGTTTATGACCAAGTGTTTCTCATCTCAAGACAAGCCAG CTGAGATCCAGAGCTTCATGGAGGAGGTTACGTCTCTGGGCTACGAAGACAAACCGCCGTACGAGAAGCTGCGCTCCATCCTGCAGGCTGGACTGGAAGCCATCCAGGCTAAAGATGACGGCAAGCTGAAGTTCACTCCTGTCAGTGCAAGCGTTTCACCCCCcgcccag AAGACCAACAAGAGAAAGAAGGTAGCAGATGAAGCCGATGAGAGTGAGACAGATGGAGGTCTCATCAAGAAGAAGAGAGTCCCAAAGAAAAGAG CAGTCAAAAGTCCTAAAAAAACGGCCCGACCAAGGAAGGCACCCAGCACTGTAAAACTGAGCGACcctgaatccagactggtggagACGGGCACCCAGACGTCACCCGGGCTCGTCCTGAGATCCGCAGGCAGACTCAAGAAAAGCAGAGCCTAA
- the vrk1 gene encoding serine/threonine-protein kinase VRK1 isoform X1 has product MPPKAKAAGKGRAPAKRKLAEEFPPGEVLTDTGKKAWKLGAPIGQGGFGLIYLADENSAKPVGADAPYVIKVEPSDNGPLFSELKFYMRAAKPDLIQSWMKSHKLKTLGVPRYWGSGLHERGGKRYRFMVIDRLGTDLQKKFEECGRRFPRKLVLQLGLRLLEVLEYIHEHEYVHADIKASNLMLSHSDPNQVYLVDYGLAYRYAPESVLKVYKEDPKRCHDGTIEFTSIDAHKGATACRRSDLEILCYCMVQWLCGRLPWEDKLQDPLYVRDSKIRSQENISEFMTKCFSSQDKPAEIQSFMEEVTSLGYEDKPPYEKLRSILQAGLEAIQAKDDGKLKFTPVSASVSPPAQKTNKRKKVADEADESETDGGLIKKKRVPKKRAVKSPKKTARPRKAPSTVKLSDPESRLVETGTQTSPGLVLRSAGRLKKSRA; this is encoded by the exons ATGCCACCGAAAGCTAAGGCGGCGGGGAAAGGCAGAGCTCCAGCAAAGAGGAAGCTGGCAGAGGAGTTCCCACCCGGAGAGGTCCTGACAGACACCGGGAAGAAGGCCTGGAAGTTGGGTGCTCCAATCGGCCAGGGTGGCTTCGGCCTCATCTATCTGG CTGATGAGAATTCTGCAAAACCTGTGGGTGCTGATGCTCCTTATGTCATCAAAGTG GAGCCCAGTGACAATGGACCACTGTTCTCTGAGCTCAAGTTTTACATGAGAGCTGCTAAGCCTGACCTGA TTCAGAGCTGGATGAAGTCTCACAAGTTGAAAACTCTGGGTGTTCCCAGGTACTGGGGCTCAGGTCTTcatgagagaggagggaaaag GTACAGGTTCATGGTGATCGACAGGCTTGGCACAGACCTGCAGAAGAAGTTTGAAGAATGTGGAAGGAGGTTCCCCAGGAAACTGGTCCTGCAGCTCGGTCTTCGACTG CTGGAAGTTCTGGAGTACATCCATGAACATGAGTATGTGCATGCTGACATCAAGGCATCCAACCTCATGTTGAGCCACAGTGACCCCAACCAG GTTTACTTGGTAGACTATGGGCTGGCATATAGGTACGCACCTGAAAGTGTCCTTAAAGTGTACAAGGAAGATCCCAAGAGATGTCACGATGGTACCATTGAGTTCACAAGCATCGACGCCCACAAAGGAGCAA CTGCATGTAGGCGGAGCGACCTGGAGATCCTGTGCTACTGCATGGTCCAGTGGCTGTGTGGACGGCTGCCCTGGGAGGACAAGCTGCAGGACCCCCTCTACGTCAGAGACTCCAAAATCAG GAGCCAAGAAAATATATCGGAGTTTATGACCAAGTGTTTCTCATCTCAAGACAAGCCAG CTGAGATCCAGAGCTTCATGGAGGAGGTTACGTCTCTGGGCTACGAAGACAAACCGCCGTACGAGAAGCTGCGCTCCATCCTGCAGGCTGGACTGGAAGCCATCCAGGCTAAAGATGACGGCAAGCTGAAGTTCACTCCTGTCAGTGCAAGCGTTTCACCCCCcgcccag AAGACCAACAAGAGAAAGAAGGTAGCAGATGAAGCCGATGAGAGTGAGACAGATGGAGGTCTCATCAAGAAGAAGAGAGTCCCAAAGAAAAGAG CAGTCAAAAGTCCTAAAAAAACGGCCCGACCAAGGAAGGCACCCAGCACTGTAAAACTGAGCGACcctgaatccagactggtggagACGGGCACCCAGACGTCACCCGGGCTCGTCCTGAGATCCGCAGGCAGACTCAAGAAAAGCAGAGCCTAA
- the vrk1 gene encoding serine/threonine-protein kinase VRK1 isoform X2: MPPKAKAAGKGRAPAKRKLAEEFPPGEVLTDTGKKAWKLGAPIGQGGFGLIYLADENSAKPVGADAPYVIKVEPSDNGPLFSELKFYMRAAKPDLIQSWMKSHKLKTLGVPRYWGSGLHERGGKRYRFMVIDRLGTDLQKKFEECGRRFPRKLVLQLGLRLLEVLEYIHEHEYVHADIKASNLMLSHSDPNQVYLVDYGLAYRYAPESVLKVYKEDPKRCHDGTIEFTSIDAHKGATACRRSDLEILCYCMVQWLCGRLPWEDKLQDPLYVRDSKIRSQENISEFMTKCFSSQDKPAEIQSFMEEVTSLGYEDKPPYEKLRSILQAGLEAIQAKDDGKLKFTPVSASVSPPAQKTNKRKKVADEADESETDGGLIKKKRVPKKRVKSPKKTARPRKAPSTVKLSDPESRLVETGTQTSPGLVLRSAGRLKKSRA, translated from the exons ATGCCACCGAAAGCTAAGGCGGCGGGGAAAGGCAGAGCTCCAGCAAAGAGGAAGCTGGCAGAGGAGTTCCCACCCGGAGAGGTCCTGACAGACACCGGGAAGAAGGCCTGGAAGTTGGGTGCTCCAATCGGCCAGGGTGGCTTCGGCCTCATCTATCTGG CTGATGAGAATTCTGCAAAACCTGTGGGTGCTGATGCTCCTTATGTCATCAAAGTG GAGCCCAGTGACAATGGACCACTGTTCTCTGAGCTCAAGTTTTACATGAGAGCTGCTAAGCCTGACCTGA TTCAGAGCTGGATGAAGTCTCACAAGTTGAAAACTCTGGGTGTTCCCAGGTACTGGGGCTCAGGTCTTcatgagagaggagggaaaag GTACAGGTTCATGGTGATCGACAGGCTTGGCACAGACCTGCAGAAGAAGTTTGAAGAATGTGGAAGGAGGTTCCCCAGGAAACTGGTCCTGCAGCTCGGTCTTCGACTG CTGGAAGTTCTGGAGTACATCCATGAACATGAGTATGTGCATGCTGACATCAAGGCATCCAACCTCATGTTGAGCCACAGTGACCCCAACCAG GTTTACTTGGTAGACTATGGGCTGGCATATAGGTACGCACCTGAAAGTGTCCTTAAAGTGTACAAGGAAGATCCCAAGAGATGTCACGATGGTACCATTGAGTTCACAAGCATCGACGCCCACAAAGGAGCAA CTGCATGTAGGCGGAGCGACCTGGAGATCCTGTGCTACTGCATGGTCCAGTGGCTGTGTGGACGGCTGCCCTGGGAGGACAAGCTGCAGGACCCCCTCTACGTCAGAGACTCCAAAATCAG GAGCCAAGAAAATATATCGGAGTTTATGACCAAGTGTTTCTCATCTCAAGACAAGCCAG CTGAGATCCAGAGCTTCATGGAGGAGGTTACGTCTCTGGGCTACGAAGACAAACCGCCGTACGAGAAGCTGCGCTCCATCCTGCAGGCTGGACTGGAAGCCATCCAGGCTAAAGATGACGGCAAGCTGAAGTTCACTCCTGTCAGTGCAAGCGTTTCACCCCCcgcccag AAGACCAACAAGAGAAAGAAGGTAGCAGATGAAGCCGATGAGAGTGAGACAGATGGAGGTCTCATCAAGAAGAAGAGAGTCCCAAAGAAAAGAG TCAAAAGTCCTAAAAAAACGGCCCGACCAAGGAAGGCACCCAGCACTGTAAAACTGAGCGACcctgaatccagactggtggagACGGGCACCCAGACGTCACCCGGGCTCGTCCTGAGATCCGCAGGCAGACTCAAGAAAAGCAGAGCCTAA